In Caloenas nicobarica isolate bCalNic1 chromosome 5, bCalNic1.hap1, whole genome shotgun sequence, a single genomic region encodes these proteins:
- the LOC135989842 gene encoding olfactory receptor 5AP2-like, which produces MGGNHTQTKFILLGITDSPCARALLFGLFLLIYIVTLAGNIGITVLAWVVPSLHTPMYFFLTHFSFADICYSTVISPKMLADLLSENKTISFAGCAMQFHFFAFFATAECRLLAAMAYDRHVAICNPLLYVTVISSHVRRRLVALSYLLAFLSAVIYTNCTFGGSFCGPNQIDHFFCDISPVLKLVCSDTRTSEMAVFAFVVMNTVGTSTIILVSDTCILPAVLRMRSAQSRSRAFHTCASHLTAVSLFYGTIFFMYLQPASSHGSLDKVASIVYAVVTPMLNPFIYSLRNKEVKDALVKCRRRMLNLLNRCPCRRAVSVRE; this is translated from the coding sequence ATGGGGGGAAATCACACACAGACTAAATTCATCCTCTTGGGAATTACGGACAGCCCATGTGCACGGGCCCTTCTTTTTGGGTTGTTTCTGCTGATTTACATTGTCACCTTGGCGGGGAACATTGGGATTACGGTCTTGGCTTGGGTGGTTCCCAgcctccacacccccatgtacttcttcctcacCCATTTTTCATTCGCTGATATCTGCTATTCCACAGTCATCTCCCCCAAAATGCTGGCAGACCTGTTATCGGAGaacaaaaccatttctttcGCTGGCTGCGCGATGCAGTTCcacttctttgctttctttgccaCCGCCGAGTGTCGCCTCCTGGCCGCGATGGCCTACGACCGCCACGTTGCCATCTGCAACCCCCTGCTTTACGTGACGGTCATCTCCAGCCACGTCAGGCGGCGACTGGTGGCCTTGTCCTACCTCCTGGCCTTTCTCAGCGCCGTCATCTACACCAACTGCACCTTTGGGGGTTCCTTCTGCGGGCCCAACCAGATTGACCACTTCTTCTGCGACATCAGCCCCGTGCTGAAGCTCGTGTGCTCCGACACCCGCACCAGTGAGATGGCCGTCTTTGCCTTTGTCGTCATGAACACGGTGGGCACCAGCACGATCATTTTGGTCTCTGACACCTGTATCCTCCCCGCGGTCCTGAGGATGCGCTCGGCACAGAGCAGGTCCCGAGCCTTCCACACCTGCGCTTCACATTTGACGGCCGTTTCTTTATTCTATGGGACGATATTCTTCATGTACCTGCAACCTGCGTCGAGCCACGGCAGCCTGGATAAGGTGGCCTCCATCGTCTACGCCGTGGTCACCCCCATGCTCAACCCCTTCATCTACAGCCTGAGGAACAAGGAGGTGAAGGATGCTCTGGTGAAGTGCAGGAGAAGGATGTTAAACCTGTTAAACCGCTGTCCGTGTAGAAGAGCTGTATCAGTTAGGGAGTGA
- the LOC135989773 gene encoding olfactory receptor 9G19-like, translating into MEERNHSSVTSFILVGFTTDPKLQLLLFTVFTLIYVITLMGNIALIMVIHRSSQLHTPMYFFIGNLSFLDLWYSSVYIPKILLNCISEDKSISFAGCAAQFFVSAGSACIECYLLAAMAYDRYVAISNPLLYAAAMSKKLCMGLVAACYLTGFANSILITSRTFALSFCDSNIIDDFFCDMPPVVKLSCDVTDSYQVLLYFILTYNVIIPSALILTSYASILAVILKMHWTAGQRKAFSTCATHLTTVTIYYSSILFIYAQPSSSFVGRNKVVSVFYTVVIPMLNPFIYSLRNQEVKEALKRLVKGQAAS; encoded by the coding sequence ATGGAGGAGAGGAACCACAGTTCGGTCACCAGCTTCATCCTCGTGGGGTTCACCACCGACCcaaagctgcagcttctcttgtTCACAGTGTTCACCTTAATCTACGTCATCACGCTCATGGGCAACATCGCCCTCATCATGGTGATACACCGTAGCTCACAGCTCCATACCCCAATGTACTTCTTCATTGGGAACTTGTCCTTCCTGGATCTCTGGTATTCCTCCGTCTACATCCCCAAGATACTCCTGAACTGCATCTCCGAGGACAAGAGCATCTCCTTTGCTGGGTGTGCTGCTCAGTTCTTCGTCTCCGCTGGCTCAGCCTGTATCGAGTGCTACCTGCTGGCAGCGATGGCCTATGACCGGTACGTGGCCATCTCCAACCCGCTGCTCTATGCCGCTGCCATGTCCAAGAAGCTGTGCATGGGGCTGGTGGCTGCCTGCTACCTCACCGGCTTTGCCAACTCCATCCTCATTACCAGCCGCACATTCGCCCTCAGCTTTTGTGACTCCAATATCATTGATGACTTCTTCTGCGACATGCCCCCCGTGGTGAAGCTCTCCTGTGATGTGACAGACAGCTACCAGGTGCTCCTGTATTTCATCCTGACCTACAACGTCATCATCCCCTCTGCGCTCATCCTCACGTCCTACGCCTCCATCCTGGCTGTCATCCTGAAGATGCACTGGACTGCAGGGCAGCGGAAAGCCTTCTCCACCTGTGCCACCCACCTCACCACTGTCACCATCTACTACAGCTCCATCCTCTTCATTTacgcccagcccagctccagcttcGTGGGGAGGAACAAGGTGGTCTCTGTGTTCTACACAGTGGTGATCCCCATGCTGAACCCCTTCATCTACagcctgaggaaccaggaggtGAAGGAGGCACTGAAGAGACTGGTGAAGGGACAGGCAGCTTCttaa
- the LOC135989771 gene encoding olfactory receptor 5AP2-like: MLTPCFSASLLSYSRCVMVAKGNHTSAEFVLLGFSEQGDAQAVLFVVFLVIYVITLLGNLGMLVLSRLDAQLHTPMYFFLSSLSFLDICYSSSITPRLLWDLLAERKTISHSACFTQFYFYAVFATTECYLLAVMAYDRYVAICSPLLYTIAMPSRVCVLLVAGSYLAGILNATVHTGLTLRLSFCGPNVINHFYCEGPPLQAISCTDPTINEIVMFVVVGFNLFVTSLTILISYAYILATILRIPSVTGRHKAFSTCTSHLAAVTLFYGSAASMYSRPSSRHSQDLDKVASVFYTVVTPMLNPLIYSLRNQEVKDALRRVMGRKRSSEK; the protein is encoded by the coding sequence ATGCTGACTCCGTGTTTCTCTGCATCTCTACTCTCCTACAGCAGGTGTGTTATGGTGGCCAAAGGAAatcacaccagtgctgagttTGTTCTGCTGGGATTCTCAGAGCAGGGGGATGCCCAGGCTGTCCTCTTCGTGGTCTTCTTGGTGATCTATGTGATCACCCTCCTGGGGAacctggggatgctggtgtTAAGCAGGCTGGACGCCCAGCTtcacacccccatgtacttcttcctgagCAGCCTCTCCTTCCTAGACATCTGCTATTCCTCCTCAATCACCCCTAGGCTGCTCTGGGATCTCCTAGCAGAAAGGAAGACTATTTCTCACTCTGCATGCTTCacacaattttatttctatgcGGTCTTTGCCACCACCGAGTGCTACCTCTTGGCTGTCATGGCCTATGACCGATACGTGGCCATCTGCAGCCCACTGCTCTACACCATCGCCATGCCCAGCAGAGTTTGCGTGCTGCTGGTAGCTGGTTCGTACCTTGCTGGCATTCTGAATGCCACTGTCCACACAGGGCTTACACTTCGGCTGTCCTTCTGTGGTCCCAACGTCATCAACCACTTCTACTGCGAGGGGCCTCCGCTTCAAGCCATCTCTTGCACAGACCCCACCATCAATGAGATTGTGATGTTCGTCGTGGTCGGCTTCAACCTGTTTGTCACCAGCCTGACCATCCTTATCTCCTATGCCTACATCCTGGCCACCATCCTGAGGATACCCTCGGTGACGGGCAGACACAAAGCCTTCTCCACGTGCACGTCCCACCTGGCTGCTGTGACCCTCTTCTACGGATCTGCTGCATCCATGTACTCCCGACCCAGCTCCAGGCACTCCCAGGACCTTGACAAAGTGGCCTCCGTGTTTTACACCGTGGTAACCCCCATGCTGAACCCTCTCATCTATagcctgaggaaccaggaggtGAAGGATGCGCTGAGGAGAGTGATGGGGAGGAAACGTTCGTCTGAAAAATAG
- the LOC135989843 gene encoding olfactory receptor 5AR1-like, whose translation MFLCLLCAGARRMVGGNHSNVTEFVLLGFTNLQDLLFVVFLITYITTLVGNLGMIVLIRTNSQLHVPMYFFLSHLSFLDICYSSSVTPKLLLGLLAERNIISFNGCVTQFFFFAAFGTTEAILLAFMAYDRYVAICQPLHYVAAMSHGVCVQLVVGSYAAGSLNALVHTSALLRLSSCGPNLTNRFYCEMPPLMLLSCSGTRLNTMVMAACVGFIVTTSVLAIVVSYTCILLTTRGTRSAEDRHKAFSTCTSHLTAVALFYGSVAFLYFHPFSRHTEDPGKRASVFSTVVTPMLNPFIYSLRNREVRSTLRRATNKLFTFMDCHRSCFNQTKARLTCHSGASRSNKAGI comes from the coding sequence AtgtttctttgtcttctctgtGCTGGTGCCAGGAGAATGGTTGGAGGAAACCACTCAAATGTGACCGAGTTTGTTCTCTTGGGCTTCACCAACCTGCAGGACCTgctctttgtggtttttttaatcacctaCATCACCACGCTGGTGGGAAACCTGGGGATGATCGTCCTCATCAGGACCAACTCTCAGCTTCACGTgcccatgtacttcttcctcagCCACCTCTCTTTCCTGGACATCTGTTACTCTTCATCCGTCACACCGAAGCTCCTGTTGGGCCTCCTTGCAGAGAGAAATATCATTTCTTTCAACGGCTGCGTCAcccagtttttcttctttgcgGCATTCGGCACCACAGAAGCCATCCTTCTGGCCTTCATGGCCTACGATCGCTACGTGGCCATCTGTCAGCCCCTGCACTACGTGGCTGCCATGTCCCATGGGGTCTGTGTCCAGCTGGTGGTGGGTTCCTACGCCGCCGGGAGCCTGAACGCCCTGGTGCACACCAGCGCTCTCCTCCGACTCTCCTCCTGTGGCCCAAACCTCACCAACCGCTTCTATTGCGAAATGCCGCCCCTCATGCTCCTCTCGTGCTCTGGCACCCGGCTCAATACGATGGTGATGGCTGCATGTGTTGGCTTCATCGTAACCACCTCGGTCTTGGCCATCGTTGTCTCCTACACCTGCATCCTGCTCACCACCCGGGGCACCCGTTCTGCGGAGGACAGGCACAAAGCCTTCTCCACCTGCACCTCCCACCTCACGGCTGTCGCCCTCTTCTACGGCTCCGTGGCTTTCTTGTATTTCCATCCCTTTTCCAGACACACGGAAGATCCAGGGAAAAGAGCCTCCGTCTTCTCCACAGTGGTGACCCCCATGCTCAACCCTTTCATCTACAGCCTGAGGAACAGGGAGGTGAGGAGCACCCTCAGAAGAGCTACCAACAAGCTCTTCACCTTCATGGATTGCCACAGGTCCTGCTTTAACCAAACCAAAGCACGCCTCACCTGCCACAGCGGAGCGAGCAGGAGCAATAAGGCTGGCATCTGA
- the LOC135989772 gene encoding olfactory receptor-like protein COR1, giving the protein MAESNCTQATEFILMGFTEDPVIQVTLFLMVLLIYLATILGNLGMIALIRASPQLHSPMYYFLANLAFIDVCSSTVITPKMLADFMSEKKVIAYAVCVAQEFIYDLLGMAEVFLLAVMAYDRYLAVCRPLLYHLVMSPKCCFQLVTGSYLVGLTNGIGQTIGMFTLSFCGSNVIDLFFCDISPLISLSTSDTTLSLIILTSAALFAVSNSLFVLVSYMAIISTILSIHSAEGKRKAFSTCASHLTTVSIFYGTACFMYLKPSSDISRGDKWAVMLYTVLTPMLNPFIYSLRNKEVKEALRRLTKIK; this is encoded by the coding sequence ATGGCAGAAAGCAATTGCACCCAAGCGACCGAGTTCATCTTAATGGGGTTCACAGAAGACCCGGTGATACAGGTCACCCTCTTTCTGATGGTTCTGCTCATCTATCTTGCCACCATCCTGGGGAACCTTGGGATGATCGCGTTAATCAGGGCCAGCCCTCAGCTCCACTCCCCCATGTATTATTTCTTGGCTAACCTGGCTTTTATAGACGTCTGTTCTTCCACTGTCATCACCCCCAAGATGTTGGCTGATTTTATGTCAGAGAAGAAGGTTATTGCTTACGCTGTGTGTGTGGCTCAGGAGTTCATTTATGATCTTTTGGGGATGGCCGAAGTCTTCCTGCTGGCAGTGATGGCGTACGACCGTTACCTGGCCGTTTGCCGTCCCCTGCTCTACCACTTGGTCATGTCCCCCAAATGCTGTTTCCAGCTGGTGACCGGGTCGTATCTCGTGGGGCTGACAAACGGCATAGGCCAGACTATTGGCATGTTCACCTTGTCCTTTTGTGGCTCCAACGTCATCGACCTGTTCTTCTGTGACATTTCCCCTCTGATATCGCTCTCAACCTCCGACACCACCCTCAGCCTCATTATCTTAACTTCAGCAGCTTTATTTGCTGTGTCCAACAGCCTGTTTGTCCTAGTCTCCTACATGGCCATCATCTCCACCATCCTCAGCATTCATTCAGCTGAGGGCAAGCGCAAAGCCTTCTCCACCTGTGCCTCCCACCTCACCACGGTGAGCATCTTCTACGGGACAGCATGTTTTATGTACTTAAAGCCCAGCTCAGACATCTCTAGAGGAGATAAGTGGGCTGTGATGCTCTACACCGTGCTGACTCCCATGCTGAACCCCTTCATCTACAGCCTGAGGAATAAAGAGGTGAAGGAGGCTTTGAGGAGactcacaaaaataaaatga
- the TBX10 gene encoding LOW QUALITY PROTEIN: T-box transcription factor TBX10 (The sequence of the model RefSeq protein was modified relative to this genomic sequence to represent the inferred CDS: inserted 1 base in 1 codon), with protein MSARFAPALSPKPSAACAAALASRQHAGHGGFFLCYGGREPPLASCPSSSSPHQGTNAGRGRGGCAPXPPQTSPPPSRGIKPPGRQRGASAELALGGDVAGVPTATTPGDGAADASCPPAAPMAAFLGGSGEGPPGVTGLGWAGEGTGTSGKNRHVSQAAARLEMGSLWEEFNRLGTEMIVTKAGRRMFPTFQVKLSGLDPLADYVLLMDFVPLDDKRYRYAFHSSSWLAAGRADPAAPGRVHFHPDSPAKGAQWMRQIVSFDKLKLTNNLLDDNGHIILNSMHRYQPRFHVVFVDPRRDSERFAHQNFKSFSFPETQFMAVTAYQNHRITQLKIASNPFAKGFRDGDPEPWCGVPAGSLLGAVPCARATALPPGSEKQEKGRGARGGADPPLLSLPPPGAPRSRGALAATTVPPQPAPSVAAPSFPTPSFQHLPCPPGVYGGAKPRTLPYPLPAFPPLSTYSPTAAPHFGYGQQ; from the exons ATGTCTGCCCGCTTTGCACCAGCCCTGAGCCCAAAACCCAGCGCCGCCTGTGCAGCCGCCTTGGCCAGCCGGCAGCACGCGGGGCACGGAGGGTTTTTTCTCTGTTACGGTGGCCGTG AGCCACCGCTCGCCTCCTgtccatcatcatcatcaccgCATCAAGGCACGAACGCAGGTCGGGGAAGAGGGGGatgtgctc gccccccccAAACGTCTCCACCCCCGAGCAGGGGCATAAAACCCCCCGGCAGACAGCGGGGGGCCAGTGCAGAGCTGGCGCTGGGAGGGGACGTCGCTGGGGTCCCCACTGCCACCACACCGGGGGACGGAGCCGCAGACGCCTCCTGCCCACCCGCTGCACCCATGGCAG CCTTCCTGGGGGGGTCAGGCGAGGGACCCCCCGGTGTCACCGGCCTGGGGTGGGCCGGCGAGGGGACAGGGACGAGCGGGAAGAACCGGCACGTGTCCCAGGCGGCGGCGCGGCTGGAGATGGGGAGTCTCTGGGAGGAGTTCAACCGCCTGGGCACCGAGATGATCGTCACCAAGGCGGGCAG GAGGATGTTCCCCACCTTCCAGGTGAAGCTGTCGGGGTTGGACCCTCTGGCCGACTACGTCCTGCTGATGGACTTTGTGCCGCTGGACGACAAGAGATAcag GTACGCCttccacagctcctcctggctggCGGCGGGACGGGCCgaccccgcagcccccggccgcGTCCATTTTCACCCCGACTCCCCGGCCAAGGGGGCCCAGTGGATGCGGCAGATCGTCTCCTTCGACAAGCTCAAGCTGACCAACAACCTCCTGGATGACAACGGCCAC ATCATCCTCAACTCCATGCACCGCTACCAGCCCCGCTTCCACGTCGTCTTCGTGGACCCGCGGCGGGACAGCGAGCGCTTCGCCCACCAGAACTTCAAATCCTTCAGCTTCCCCGAGACCCAGTTCATGGCGGTGACGGCGTACCAGAACCACCGG ATCACCCAGCTCAAGATCGCCAGCAACCCCTTCGCCAAGGGCTTTCGGGATGGTGACCCCGAGCCGTG GTGCGGGGTGCCCGCAGGGTCCCTGCTGGGTGCCGTGCCCTGCGCCCGGGCCACCGCGCTGCCCCCCGGCTCTGAGAAGCAGGAGAAAGGtaggggggctcgggggggggcTGACCCCCCGTTGCTGTCTCTCCCCCCGCCAGGGGCTCCCCGCAGCCGTGGGGCACTGGCTGCCACCACCGTTCCCCCACAACCGGCCCCATCGGTGGCTGCCCCCAGCTTCCCCACACCCTCTTTCCAGCATCTCCCTTGCCCCCCCGGTGTTTATGGGGGGGCCAAACCCCGCACTCTGCCCTACCCCCTGCCCGCCTTCCCCCCGCTCAGCACCTACAGCCCCACCGCCGCCCCCCACTTCGGCTATGGGCAGCAGTGA
- the TCIRG1 gene encoding V-type proton ATPase 116 kDa subunit a 3, with translation MGSLFRSEEVCLAQLFLQSASAYSCVSELGERGLLEFRDLNPKVSAFQRRFVGEVRRCEEMEKTFSFLQQELRAAGRAPGPCAGSPRAPLAREALRLQEQSEQLAQELREVSGNRASLRARLRDLRRYLHVLREGQRFTSLPAPLGSPTRARALSEREPILDPSLHQHLDRKINFVAGVIHPWRVSAFERLLWRACRGYLVASFVEMPEPMEDPATGEDITWVIFLISYWGEQIGQKIRKISDCFHCHVYPYPESEASRADTMTGLVSQIQDLSVVLEETEQYLAQVLDKVVVALPTWRVQVQKMKAIYLVLNQCSFDVTEKCLIAEVWCPVRDLTQVQDALRQGSYTSGSSVECFVQRVPTSERPPTLIRTNKFTAGFQSIVDAYGVASYQEVNPAPYAIITFPFIFAIMFGDVGHGLLMFLFALWMVLYENSPSLRQATNEIWQTFFEGRYLILLMGAFSIYTGFIYNECFSKATVIFPSAWSVATMANHSSWSSDYLATHPSLTLDPNVTGVFQGPYPFGIDPIWSLATNHLNFLNSFKMKMSVVLGIVHMGFGVMLGIFNHVHFQQWHRLVLELLPEMIFLLALFGYLVFLIFYKWVTFSAADSMVAPSILIHFIDMFLFTSNPGNLPLYPGQVPVQTVLVVLALASVPVLLLGTPLYLRCRRRAPRTGHPAPVAAEEQEPLLDGQESGNSVNTTKEDVESGGHSRDAEHRDFAEVFMHQAIHTIEYCLGCVSNTASYLRLWALSLAHAQLSEVLWTMVMRHGFVGLRYVGGVVLVPVFAAFAMLTVAILLVMEGLSAFLHALRLHWVEFQNKFYVGAGYKLSPFAFAPHAGE, from the exons ATGGGGTCCCTGTTCCGCAGCGAGGAGGTTTGCCTGGCCCAGCTCTTCCTCCAGTCTGCCTCAGCCTACAGCTGCGTCAGCGAGCTGGGCGAGCGGGGGCTGCTGGAGTTCAGGGAC CTGAACCCCAAAGTCAGCGCCTTCCAGCGGCGCTTCGTGGGCGAGGTGCGGCGCTGCGAGGAGATGGAGAAAACCTTCT CgttcctgcagcaggagctgcgtGCGGCGGGCCGGGCGCCGGGGCCGTGTGCCGGGAGCCCGCGGGCGCCGCTGGCACGGGAGGCCCTGCGGCTGCAGGAGCAGTCGGAGCAGCTGGCGCAGGAGCTGCGGGAGGTCAGCGGCAACCGCGCGTCCCTGCGCGCCCGCCTGCGCGACCTGCGCCGCTACCTGCACGTCCTGCGGGAGGGACAGCGCTTCACCAGCCTGCCg gctcccctgggctccccgaCGCGGGCGCGGGCGCTCTCGGAGCGTGAGCCCATCCTCGACCCTtccctgcaccagcacctcgACCGCAAGATCAA CTTCGTGGCCGGTGTCATTCACCCGTGGCGGGTCAGCGCCTTTGAGCGGCTGCTGTGGCGCGCGTGCCGTGGCTACCTGGTGGCCAGCTTCGTGGAGATGCCcgagcccatggaggacccgGCCACG ggcgAGGACATCACCTGGGTCATCTTCCTCATCTCCTACTGGGGCGAGCAGATCGGGCAGAAGATCCGCAAGATCTCAGACTG CTTCCACTGCCATGTCTACCCCTACCCGGAGAGCGAGGCCAGCCGGGCGGACACCATGACCGGGCTGGTCAGCCAGATCCAGGACCTCAGCGTG GTGCTGGAGGAGACGGAGCAGTACCTGGCGCAGGTGCTGGACAAGGTGGTGGTGGCGCTGCCCACCTGGCGGGTGCAGGTGCAGAAGATGAAGGCCATCTATCTCGTCCTCAACCAATGCAGCTTCGACGTCACTGAGAAGTGTCTCATCGCTGAGGTCTGGTGTCCCGTGCGGGACCTCACCCAAGTGCAGGATGCTCTGCGCCAGGGATCG TACACGAGCGGCTCGAGCGTCGAGTGTTTCGTGCAGCGCGTCCCCACCTCCGAGAGGCCCCCCACCCTCATCCGCACCAACAAGTTCACCGCCGGCTTCCAGAGCATTGTGGACGCCTACGGGGTGGCCAGCTACCAGGAGGTGAACCCCG cGCCCTACGCCATCATCACCTTCCCCTTCATCTTCGCCATCATGTTTGGGGACGTGGGGCACGGGCTGCTCATGTTCCTCTTTGCTCTCTGGATGGTGCTGTATGAGAACAGCCCCAGCCTGCGACAGGCCACCAACGAG ATCTGGCAGACGTTCTTTGAGGGACGCTACCTCATCCTGCTCATGGGGGCCTTCTCCATCTACACCGGCTTCATCTACAATGAGTGCTTCAGCAAAGCCACCGTCATCTTCCCCTCTGCCTGGAGCGTGGCCACCATGGCCAACCACTCCTCCTGGAG CTCTGACTACCTCGCCACCCACCCGTCCCTCACCCTGGACCCCAATGTCACTGGCGTCTTCCAAGGGCCCTATCCTTTCGGGATCGACCCA ATCTGGAGCTTGGCCACCAACCACCTCAACTTCCTCAACTCCTTCAAGATGAAGATGTCCGTGGTGTTGGGCATCGTGCACATGGGCTTCGGTGTCATGTTGGGGATCTTCAACCATGT GCACTTTCAGCAGTGGCACCGGCTGGTGCTGGAGCTCCTGCCCGAGATGATTTTCCTCCTGGCGCTCTTCGGCTACCTCGTCTTCCTCATCTTCTACAAGTGGGTGACGTTCAGCGCCGCCGACTCCATGGTGGCCCCCAGCATCCTCATCCACTTCATCGACATGTTCCTCTTCACCTCCAACCCCGGCAACCTCCCGCTCTACCCGGGGCAG GTGCCGGTGCAGACGGTGCTGGTGGTGCTGGCGCTGGCGTCGGTGCCCgtcctgctcctggggacaccGCTCTACCTGCGCTGCCGGCGACGCGCGCCCAGGACGGGACATCCCGCG CCGGTGGCCGCGGAGGAGCAGGAGCCGCTGCTGGACGGGCAGGAATCCGGCAACTCCGTCAACACCACCAAGGAGGACGTGGAGAGCGGGGGCCACAGCCGTGATGCCGAG catcGGGATTTTGCTGAGGTCTTCATGCACCAGGCGATCCACACCATCGAGTACTGCCTGGGCTGCGTCTCCAACACCGCGTCCTACCTGCGGCTCTGGGCGCTCAGCCTGGCCCATGCGC AGCTCTCGGAGGTGCTGTGGACCATGGTGATGCGTCACGGCTTCGTGGGGCTGCGCTACGTGGGCGGCGTGGTGCTGGTCCCCGTCTTCGCCGCCTTCGCCATGCTGACCGTGGCCATCCTGCTGGTGATGGAGGGGCTCTCGGCCTTCCTGCACGCCCTGCGCCTGCACTG GGTGGAGTTTCAGAATAAGTTTTACGTGGGCGCCGGGTACAAGCTGAGCCCCTTCGCCTTCGCACCCCACGCCGGGGAGTAG
- the NDUFS8 gene encoding NADH dehydrogenase [ubiquinone] iron-sulfur protein 8, mitochondrial produces the protein MAALRLLYRAAHAAPPAPLGHLRPLSTTVPKECYKYVNVQEAPMDMRSITDRAAQTLLWTELFRGLAMTLSYLFREPATINYPFEKGPLSPRFRGEHALRRYPSGEERCIACKLCEAVCPAQAITIEAEPRADGSRRTTRYDIDMTKCIYCGFCQEACPVDAIVEGPNFEFSTETHEELLYNKEKLLNNGDKWEAEIAANIQADYLYR, from the exons ATGGCAGCGCTGCGTTTGCTGTACCGGGCTGCCCACGCAG ccccgccggccccccTGGGCCACCTGCGTCCTCTCAGCACCACCGTCCCCAAGGAATGCTACA agTACGTCAACGTCCAGGAGGCGCCCATGGACATGCGCTCAATCACCGACCGTGCTGCGCAGACCCTGCTGTGGACCGAGCTCTTCCGCG GCCTGGCCATGACGCTGAGTTACCTTTTCCGCGAACCGGCCACTATCAACTACCCGTTTGAGAAGGGGCCGCTGAGCCCGCGGTTCCGCGGGGAGCACGCGCTGCGCCGCTACCCGTCCGGGGAGGAGAGGTGCATCGCCTGCAAGCTCTGCGAGGCCGTCTGCCCCGCGCAG GCCATCACCATCGAGGCTGAGCCCCGCGCCGATGGCAGCCGCCGCACCACCCGCTACGACATTGACATGACCAAGTGCATCTACTGCGGGTTCTGCCAGGAGGCTTGTCCTGTGGATGCCATTGTGGAG GGTCCCAACTTCGAGTTCTCGACGGAGACGCACGAGGAGCTGCTCTACAACAAGGAGAAGCTGCTCAATAACGGCGACAAGTGGGAGGCCGAGATCGCGGCCAACATCCAGGCCGATTACCTGTACCGGTGA